In Arenicella xantha, the genomic window CGGATTGCTAGGCGCAATAATCACTTGGGTATTGGTTAGACCGACCGCATTCACCAACGTGAATAAGCGCTCAATCACCTCATCTCCCATCGCCAAACACCCAATTGAACGCGCTCGTCCATGAATGAAAATATTGCTACCAGGCTCGGTTCTACCTTCTATTTTTGCATGCTTTAAATCGAACTGATTAGGATAATCTAGCTTCATCGATAAATGATAGCTGCTGTTCGGATTTAAACCGCTAATTCGGTACATGCCTTCAGGAACCTGTCGATCACCTTCGCGAAGTTTTGGGCCCAGCTTACCACTGGCCGCAAGCACGGGATACGACACAATCAGTTGATACTGAACATCATCATTCGCGGCCCATAGGTGCATTAACCGCTCGTCCTTGAAGGTGATTAACGCCAACTTAGTTGGTGGGTATTGAATACCCGCCTGGCTAAACAACGGTCGCATCTCGCTGTCGGTAGTAGCAGAATACTTCTCCAGCACCTGACTCACGGTTTGCTTGCCTTGAATTTTAATCACAACCGGGTACCACAACGATCGACCAAAATAATAAACAGCTGACACACTGAGCACACACAACAACAAGGCAATAACAGCTAGCTGTTTAGCACCGCTCACAACAAAACCCTGAAATAAAATAACACTGGTGTAGATCCCCTTGCTGACAGCCTTAAACAATGATTAAGCGAGCAACGCTCGGAAAACCGTTCAATTCAAGCCTTTCAACCATAACGTCGAGTAGGCTTGATCTAGATTGAACAATTCAGGTTAGGAAAACCATTCCGGCGTTATACGTAAGTACCAACAACGGCACGTTAGAGAGCATGAAAATAGCAAAACGGACCTCGACCTTGTTGGTCAACGACTGAATTAGGCTATGCAAAATACGCAGCGCCACATAGCCCCAGGCAAAATACAGATTAATTCCGCTGCCTTCACCGATAACCGCCAACGAAATAGCCAGCGCGTAGAACAATGTCGGCTGCTCCATTAAATGATTATAGTTGTCGGCCTTCCAACGAACCTTGGCGGGTAAGGTTGCCATTTGCTGACCACGCGGAGCATGTGAATCTAATTCCATGTTCACTGCAAGAATCGCTGGAATACGTGTTACGTACATCCATACCCACATAATCATCGACCACGCGACCAAGGCAACTACTGGTCCTATTATTGCCATATCCGGTATAGCCATATCTGGCGTCATATCAATGTCTCCTAATTTAACGATATTTATAAGGGTAAGCGTCGAAAACGCTGGCTAATTTGATGCGGCGGCGGCTATTGGTTCGCGCTGAATTAATGAAAACTCGACCAATATCGCCGACTCAATATTTTGAAAGCGTGCCGAATCCATAGCAACCTGCAGTCGCACACGGTCGGAAAACTGCCCGACTACTTGACGAAAACGAGTATTACTCACTTCATCCACTTGCCACTCGGTTAATTCCGAAATGGTAGTCGGGCCACAATTAATAAACGTGCCATACACAACGCGGTAATCTCGCAGGTTCTCGGTATCGCGGATTTCGAGGCGCCCACAATCTAGCACTGAATTTTGCTTTAACGCAGTTGGCTTAGTAAGCCAACTAGATGCGAGGTTGTCACCAACAACTAATTCACCTTTGGTGAATCGTCGTAATGACCCGATCGTATGGTTATCAATATTCGAAACTAAATCTGATGCAGCAAAAAAGCTTACCGAGTTCGGCTGACTATAACTGAGCGACACACCAGCATTCGGTAGGTCGCTTGCCAGATAAACGTATTCACCCTTATTCGGGCCGTCCGAAAAACTGATTGTCACACGTTCGGTTAACACTGGATCAGACTCAACATCAAGCACCGGCGCATCCGAACAAGCAGATAAAGCCAGCAGCATTAACCCAACGGCTAAGCCAATTAAAGAATGGTTCAACAAATACTTTTTCATGACAACATTATCACTCAAGGTGTGGCGCAAACAATAGCAATTGAATAAAACGTAATTGTAACCATGTATGAGATAAGCCATGTAATTATAAACCTACCGATTCAGCCCTAGCCTGACCCGTGAGCCACTCATCTATGAAGAACAATACTTACACCGTCCTAAGCAAACTCGCGGTATTTCTTTCACACTACAAGGCAACGCTGGTCGGCGCTGGGCTAGCCCTCATGTTCACCGCCGGCGTCACACTGGCGATGGGCCAAGGTGTCAAGCTTCTGATTGATGATGGCTTTGTAGCTGGCTCGCCTGACAAATTAAATGGGGCCGCTATTTTCATCATCGGAGTCGCCGTGTTGATGTCGATTGGCACCTACATTCGATTTTACTTGGTTTCATGGTTAGGCGAGCGCGTCTCTGCAGACATTCGTCAAGCGGTCTTTGACCACCTCCTGACCCTGCATCCGAGTTACTTTGAAGAAAATCGGAGCGGCGAAATCATGTCGCGACTCACCACCGACACCACGCTCCTTGAAACCGTAATCGGGTCATCCGCCTCCATGGCGTTGCGA contains:
- a CDS encoding L,D-transpeptidase family protein: MIKIQGKQTVSQVLEKYSATTDSEMRPLFSQAGIQYPPTKLALITFKDERLMHLWAANDDVQYQLIVSYPVLAASGKLGPKLREGDRQVPEGMYRISGLNPNSSYHLSMKLDYPNQFDLKHAKIEGRTEPGSNIFIHGRARSIGCLAMGDEVIERLFTLVNAVGLTNTQVIIAPSNPARGQLVSPADAPTWVPELYRDIELHYAQLTEGFDRA
- a CDS encoding MAPEG family protein — protein: MTPDMAIPDMAIIGPVVALVAWSMIMWVWMYVTRIPAILAVNMELDSHAPRGQQMATLPAKVRWKADNYNHLMEQPTLFYALAISLAVIGEGSGINLYFAWGYVALRILHSLIQSLTNKVEVRFAIFMLSNVPLLVLTYNAGMVFLT